The following are encoded in a window of Sminthopsis crassicaudata isolate SCR6 chromosome 3, ASM4859323v1, whole genome shotgun sequence genomic DNA:
- the LOC141562425 gene encoding ecto-ADP-ribosyltransferase 5-like, giving the protein MKYTMVISIVTVLMFQFITSGESMKVPKFPMNFEHNSFDDQYVGCEETMNIRAIELLKQERAINPNFNKVWEKAENSWEILSPEKKKMEKLLEIAVIAYTIEDYRIYQVFNQAVKGCCDSLESYVKNFTFKAFHFYLTRTIQTLKGPCRNVYRGVSVKVYSDGTGEMRFGQFTSASMDLNEAKAFAGNSGTTYHVYTCEGAYIEYLSKYPDEREILIPPYEVFNVSGFSEDPKGTTTVHLTHKRRFGKYNCALESLIRGKTWHIFEKVL; this is encoded by the exons TGTTCCAGTTTATTACATCTGGA gAATCAATGAAAGTGCCAAAATTTCCAATGAATTTTGAACACAATTCTTTTGATGACCAATATGTGGGCTGTGAAGAGACCATGAATATAAGGGCAATAGAACTATTAAAACAAGAAAGGGCAATAAACCCAAATTTCAACAAAGTTTGGGAAAAAGCAGAAAATTCTTGGGAAATTTTAtctcctgagaagaaaaaaatggagaagttACTTGAAATTGCTGTCATTGCTTATACTATAGAAGACTATAGGATATATCAAGTCTTTAATCAAGCAGTGAAAGGATGCTGTGACTCTCTGGAGTCTTATGTGAAAAACTTTACTTTCAAAGCTTTCCATTTCTATCTCACCAGGACTATTCAAACCCTGAAAGGACCCTGCAGAAATGTTTACAGAGGGGTCTCTGTGAAAGTGTACTCTGATGGGACAGGAGAGATGCGCTTTGGTCAATTTACTTCAGCCTCTATGGACCTAAATGAAGCCAAAGCTTTTGCAGGTAACTCAGGGACCACCTATCATGTGTACACATGTGAGGGAGCTTACATTGAGTATTTGTCCAAGTATCCTGATGAAAGGGAGATACTGATCCCCCCATATGAGGTGTTCAATGTCTCTGGCTTCTCTGAAGATCCCAAAGGCACTACAACGGTTCATCTAACTCACAAAAGAAGATTTGGCAAGTATAATTGTGCCTTAGAAAGTCTGATACGAGGAAAGACTTGGCATATttttgaaaaggtgctctaa